A section of the Harmonia axyridis chromosome 2, icHarAxyr1.1, whole genome shotgun sequence genome encodes:
- the LOC123672448 gene encoding huntingtin-interacting protein K-like: MAKEENLNGNVDGDDSLEEKSQKEKKTAKYDSGAADLEKVTDYAEEKEISSQDVANAITAIGDRRNKEALEKQAREKELLKVSIKKEDVDLIVNEMEISRTKAERFLREYHGNVVDALIALTN, translated from the coding sequence ATGGCGAAAGAAGAAAATCTAAATGGCAACGTTGATGGAGATGATTCCCTAGAAGAAAAATCGCAAAAAGAGAAGAAAACAGCAAAGTATGATAGTGGTGCGGCAGATTTAGAAAAAGTTACAGATTATGctgaagaaaaagaaatttcCTCTCAAGACGTGGCAAATGCAATAACTGCTATTGGAGATAGAAGAAACAAGGAAGCTTTGGAGAAGCAAGCACGAGAAAAAGAACTATTGAAAGTTTCTATCAAGAAAGAAGATGTAGATCTCATAGTGAACGAAATGGAAATTTCCAGAACTAAGGCAGAAAGATTTTTGAGGGAATATCATGGGAATGTAGTAGATGCCTTAATAGCTTTAACAAATTGA
- the LOC123672447 gene encoding uncharacterized protein LOC123672447 isoform X4, which translates to MPLEKTTLPPGWEAKIDKKTGKTYYVNHYEKNTTWDHPCNSKKFNAKTNGYPKHAGGDYIALQHGSPDVKRNYVYPSQPSPIPAFQVSPHESPKINLFQDFSSRNRGSPLTVRSNTQESPLWSNSGNTDEAVSKIAAMFPTVSETHIRLLMKKYMKSIFPQAEETMILEILSNHDHNIQKTSEKLREMGYEKKDSLKISQQKYQAQVRAQEDKEQTPQSGSVIPIQKTKTEDEKRKVKSELQDENKNIPEQLITMALESVNFDKEKASNLLKGISLDGTKSEEGKIVEFSQVDNQAINKSVDVVLPVSMSRQSLKSLLKSEKTEKEKIKICRGVDSSYSGYKSKNLSNVMGPNPALAKGNKENLLLEDYIKWQGPDHNHRKGAKPGLANGPNASNKIDNRVGANGPKSDNFKGPNKNLVKGSIYNQIKATVGVREESRGK; encoded by the exons ATGCCTTTAGAGAAAACTACCCTCCCGCCTGGATGGGAggcaaaaattgataaaaaaacaggaaaaac GTATTATGTTAATCATTATGAAAAAAACACGACTTGGGATCATCCCTGtaactcaaaaaaattcaatgcaaaAACAAATGGATACCCAAAACATGCAGGAGGAGATTACATTGCTTTGCAG CATGGATCACCTGATGTGAAGAGGAACTATGTGTATCCCAGCCAACCTTCCCCAATACCAGCGTTTCAGGTGTCACCTCATGAAAGCcccaaaattaatttatttcag GATTTCAGTTCAAGAAACAGGGGAAGCCCTCTAACAGTTAGATCAAACACCCAAGAATCTCCTTTATGGTCAAATTCGGGTAATACTGATGAAGCTGTATCAAAAATTGCTGCTATGTTTCCAACTGTTTCCGAGACCCATATTCGacttctaatgaagaa GTATATGAAGTCTATTTTTCCACAAGCGGAGGAGACTATGATACTGGAAATTTTGTCCAATCACGATCACAACATACAAAAAACATCAGAGAAGTTGCGTGAGATGGGTTACGAGAAGAAAGATAGTTTGAAAATAAGTCAGCAGAAGTATCAGGCGCAAGTCAGAGCACAGGAAGACAAAGAACAAACGCCTCAATCGGGATCAGTAATACCAATTCAAAAAACTAAAACTGAGGACGAGAAGAGGAAAG ttaAATCTGAGCTCCAAGATGAAAATAAGAACATACCGGAACAGTTAATAACTATGGCTTTGGAGAGTGTGAATTTCGATAAAGAAAAAGCAAGTAATTTATTGAAAGGAATCTCTCTGGACGGAACAAAGAGTGAAGAAggaaaaattgtagaattttcACA AGTTGACAATCAAGCAATTAATAAGAGTGTTGATGTCGTTTTGCCAGTTTCAATGAGTCGGCAGTCTTTGAAAAGTTtgttgaaatcagaaaaaaccgAGAAAGAGAAGATAAAAATTTGTCG TGGTGTCGATAGCAGCTACTCTGGTTATAAATCGAAAAACCTTTCGAATGTTATGGGTCCTAATCCTGCACTTGCTAAGGGGAACAAAGAAAATCTATTGCT AGAAGATTATATCAAATGGCAAGGTCCAGATCATAACCATCGTAAAGGAGCAAAGCCAGGCTTGGCAAATGGTCCAAACGCATCCAATAAGATAGACAACAGAGTTGGGGCGAATGGCCCAAAATCTGATAACTTCAAAGGACCAAACAAGAATTTAGTCAAAGGAAGCATTTACAATCAGATCAAAGCAACAGTTGGCGTCAGAGAAGAATCACGGGGAAAATAG
- the LOC123672447 gene encoding uncharacterized protein LOC123672447 isoform X5, producing MPLEKTTLPPGWEAKIDKKTGKTYYVNHYEKNTTWDHPCNSKKFNAKTNGYPKHAGGDYIALQDFSSRNRGSPLTVRSNTQESPLWSNSGNTDEAVSKIAAMFPTVSETHIRLLMKNCRYMKSIFPQAEETMILEILSNHDHNIQKTSEKLREMGYEKKDSLKISQQKYQAQVRAQEDKEQTPQSGSVIPIQKTKTEDEKRKVKSELQDENKNIPEQLITMALESVNFDKEKASNLLKGISLDGTKSEEGKIVEFSQVDNQAINKSVDVVLPVSMSRQSLKSLLKSEKTEKEKIKICRGVDSSYSGYKSKNLSNVMGPNPALAKGNKENLLLEDYIKWQGPDHNHRKGAKPGLANGPNASNKIDNRVGANGPKSDNFKGPNKNLVKGSIYNQIKATVGVREESRGK from the exons ATGCCTTTAGAGAAAACTACCCTCCCGCCTGGATGGGAggcaaaaattgataaaaaaacaggaaaaac GTATTATGTTAATCATTATGAAAAAAACACGACTTGGGATCATCCCTGtaactcaaaaaaattcaatgcaaaAACAAATGGATACCCAAAACATGCAGGAGGAGATTACATTGCTTTGCAG GATTTCAGTTCAAGAAACAGGGGAAGCCCTCTAACAGTTAGATCAAACACCCAAGAATCTCCTTTATGGTCAAATTCGGGTAATACTGATGAAGCTGTATCAAAAATTGCTGCTATGTTTCCAACTGTTTCCGAGACCCATATTCGacttctaatgaagaa TTGCAGGTATATGAAGTCTATTTTTCCACAAGCGGAGGAGACTATGATACTGGAAATTTTGTCCAATCACGATCACAACATACAAAAAACATCAGAGAAGTTGCGTGAGATGGGTTACGAGAAGAAAGATAGTTTGAAAATAAGTCAGCAGAAGTATCAGGCGCAAGTCAGAGCACAGGAAGACAAAGAACAAACGCCTCAATCGGGATCAGTAATACCAATTCAAAAAACTAAAACTGAGGACGAGAAGAGGAAAG ttaAATCTGAGCTCCAAGATGAAAATAAGAACATACCGGAACAGTTAATAACTATGGCTTTGGAGAGTGTGAATTTCGATAAAGAAAAAGCAAGTAATTTATTGAAAGGAATCTCTCTGGACGGAACAAAGAGTGAAGAAggaaaaattgtagaattttcACA AGTTGACAATCAAGCAATTAATAAGAGTGTTGATGTCGTTTTGCCAGTTTCAATGAGTCGGCAGTCTTTGAAAAGTTtgttgaaatcagaaaaaaccgAGAAAGAGAAGATAAAAATTTGTCG TGGTGTCGATAGCAGCTACTCTGGTTATAAATCGAAAAACCTTTCGAATGTTATGGGTCCTAATCCTGCACTTGCTAAGGGGAACAAAGAAAATCTATTGCT AGAAGATTATATCAAATGGCAAGGTCCAGATCATAACCATCGTAAAGGAGCAAAGCCAGGCTTGGCAAATGGTCCAAACGCATCCAATAAGATAGACAACAGAGTTGGGGCGAATGGCCCAAAATCTGATAACTTCAAAGGACCAAACAAGAATTTAGTCAAAGGAAGCATTTACAATCAGATCAAAGCAACAGTTGGCGTCAGAGAAGAATCACGGGGAAAATAG
- the LOC123672447 gene encoding uncharacterized protein LOC123672447 isoform X3: protein MPLEKTTLPPGWEAKIDKKTGKTYYVNHYEKNTTWDHPCNSKKFNAKTNGYPKHAGGDYIALQHGSPDVKRNYVYPSQPSPIPAFQVSPHESPKINLFQDFSSRNRGSPLTVRSNTQESPLWSNSGNTDEAVSKIAAMFPTVSETHIRLLMKNCRYMKSIFPQAEETMILEILSNHDHNIQKTSEKLREMGYEKKDSLKISQQKYQAQVRAQEDKEQTPQSGSVIPIQKTKTEDEKRKVKSELQDENKNIPEQLITMALESVNFDKEKASNLLKGISLDGTKSEEGKIVEFSQVDNQAINKSVDVVLPVSMSRQSLKSLLKSEKTEKEKIKICRGVDSSYSGYKSKNLSNVMGPNPALAKGNKENLLLEDYIKWQGPDHNHRKGAKPGLANGPNASNKIDNRVGANGPKSDNFKGPNKNLVKGSIYNQIKATVGVREESRGK from the exons ATGCCTTTAGAGAAAACTACCCTCCCGCCTGGATGGGAggcaaaaattgataaaaaaacaggaaaaac GTATTATGTTAATCATTATGAAAAAAACACGACTTGGGATCATCCCTGtaactcaaaaaaattcaatgcaaaAACAAATGGATACCCAAAACATGCAGGAGGAGATTACATTGCTTTGCAG CATGGATCACCTGATGTGAAGAGGAACTATGTGTATCCCAGCCAACCTTCCCCAATACCAGCGTTTCAGGTGTCACCTCATGAAAGCcccaaaattaatttatttcag GATTTCAGTTCAAGAAACAGGGGAAGCCCTCTAACAGTTAGATCAAACACCCAAGAATCTCCTTTATGGTCAAATTCGGGTAATACTGATGAAGCTGTATCAAAAATTGCTGCTATGTTTCCAACTGTTTCCGAGACCCATATTCGacttctaatgaagaa TTGCAGGTATATGAAGTCTATTTTTCCACAAGCGGAGGAGACTATGATACTGGAAATTTTGTCCAATCACGATCACAACATACAAAAAACATCAGAGAAGTTGCGTGAGATGGGTTACGAGAAGAAAGATAGTTTGAAAATAAGTCAGCAGAAGTATCAGGCGCAAGTCAGAGCACAGGAAGACAAAGAACAAACGCCTCAATCGGGATCAGTAATACCAATTCAAAAAACTAAAACTGAGGACGAGAAGAGGAAAG ttaAATCTGAGCTCCAAGATGAAAATAAGAACATACCGGAACAGTTAATAACTATGGCTTTGGAGAGTGTGAATTTCGATAAAGAAAAAGCAAGTAATTTATTGAAAGGAATCTCTCTGGACGGAACAAAGAGTGAAGAAggaaaaattgtagaattttcACA AGTTGACAATCAAGCAATTAATAAGAGTGTTGATGTCGTTTTGCCAGTTTCAATGAGTCGGCAGTCTTTGAAAAGTTtgttgaaatcagaaaaaaccgAGAAAGAGAAGATAAAAATTTGTCG TGGTGTCGATAGCAGCTACTCTGGTTATAAATCGAAAAACCTTTCGAATGTTATGGGTCCTAATCCTGCACTTGCTAAGGGGAACAAAGAAAATCTATTGCT AGAAGATTATATCAAATGGCAAGGTCCAGATCATAACCATCGTAAAGGAGCAAAGCCAGGCTTGGCAAATGGTCCAAACGCATCCAATAAGATAGACAACAGAGTTGGGGCGAATGGCCCAAAATCTGATAACTTCAAAGGACCAAACAAGAATTTAGTCAAAGGAAGCATTTACAATCAGATCAAAGCAACAGTTGGCGTCAGAGAAGAATCACGGGGAAAATAG
- the LOC123672447 gene encoding uncharacterized protein LOC123672447 isoform X2 has translation MPLEKTTLPPGWEAKIDKKTGKTYYVNHYEKNTTWDHPCNSKKFNAKTNGYPKHAGGDYIALQDFSSRNRGSPLTVRSNTQESPLWSNSGNTDEAVSKIAAMFPTVSETHIRLLMKKFHNREVLVISALQVEKNPVTTPGPFATPPPHRNAFENLGHASCSMTPPLGVQRAHSKGGSPNANRDSNSYTNSPRIGDYFRSSSRPHPSPKLKLRYMKSIFPQAEETMILEILSNHDHNIQKTSEKLREMGYEKKDSLKISQQKYQAQVRAQEDKEQTPQSGSVIPIQKTKTEDEKRKVKSELQDENKNIPEQLITMALESVNFDKEKASNLLKGISLDGTKSEEGKIVEFSQVDNQAINKSVDVVLPVSMSRQSLKSLLKSEKTEKEKIKICRGVDSSYSGYKSKNLSNVMGPNPALAKGNKENLLLEDYIKWQGPDHNHRKGAKPGLANGPNASNKIDNRVGANGPKSDNFKGPNKNLVKGSIYNQIKATVGVREESRGK, from the exons ATGCCTTTAGAGAAAACTACCCTCCCGCCTGGATGGGAggcaaaaattgataaaaaaacaggaaaaac GTATTATGTTAATCATTATGAAAAAAACACGACTTGGGATCATCCCTGtaactcaaaaaaattcaatgcaaaAACAAATGGATACCCAAAACATGCAGGAGGAGATTACATTGCTTTGCAG GATTTCAGTTCAAGAAACAGGGGAAGCCCTCTAACAGTTAGATCAAACACCCAAGAATCTCCTTTATGGTCAAATTCGGGTAATACTGATGAAGCTGTATCAAAAATTGCTGCTATGTTTCCAACTGTTTCCGAGACCCATATTCGacttctaatgaagaa GTTTCACAATCGGGAGGTTCTCGTCATAAGTGCTTTGCAGGTAGAAAAAAATCCAGTCACCACTCCAGGCCCATTTGCAACACCGCCGCCACATCGTAACGCCTTCGAAAATTTGGGCCACGCCTCCTGTAGCATGACTCCGCCCTTAGGTGTACAGAGAGCTCATTCTAAGGGAGGTAGTCCTAATGCGAACCGTGATTCGAACAGTTACACGAATTCTCCTAGAATAGGGGACTATTTCAGGAGTTCCTCAAGACCGCATCCTTCTCCTAAGCTCAAGCTAAG GTATATGAAGTCTATTTTTCCACAAGCGGAGGAGACTATGATACTGGAAATTTTGTCCAATCACGATCACAACATACAAAAAACATCAGAGAAGTTGCGTGAGATGGGTTACGAGAAGAAAGATAGTTTGAAAATAAGTCAGCAGAAGTATCAGGCGCAAGTCAGAGCACAGGAAGACAAAGAACAAACGCCTCAATCGGGATCAGTAATACCAATTCAAAAAACTAAAACTGAGGACGAGAAGAGGAAAG ttaAATCTGAGCTCCAAGATGAAAATAAGAACATACCGGAACAGTTAATAACTATGGCTTTGGAGAGTGTGAATTTCGATAAAGAAAAAGCAAGTAATTTATTGAAAGGAATCTCTCTGGACGGAACAAAGAGTGAAGAAggaaaaattgtagaattttcACA AGTTGACAATCAAGCAATTAATAAGAGTGTTGATGTCGTTTTGCCAGTTTCAATGAGTCGGCAGTCTTTGAAAAGTTtgttgaaatcagaaaaaaccgAGAAAGAGAAGATAAAAATTTGTCG TGGTGTCGATAGCAGCTACTCTGGTTATAAATCGAAAAACCTTTCGAATGTTATGGGTCCTAATCCTGCACTTGCTAAGGGGAACAAAGAAAATCTATTGCT AGAAGATTATATCAAATGGCAAGGTCCAGATCATAACCATCGTAAAGGAGCAAAGCCAGGCTTGGCAAATGGTCCAAACGCATCCAATAAGATAGACAACAGAGTTGGGGCGAATGGCCCAAAATCTGATAACTTCAAAGGACCAAACAAGAATTTAGTCAAAGGAAGCATTTACAATCAGATCAAAGCAACAGTTGGCGTCAGAGAAGAATCACGGGGAAAATAG
- the LOC123672447 gene encoding uncharacterized protein LOC123672447 isoform X1: MPLEKTTLPPGWEAKIDKKTGKTYYVNHYEKNTTWDHPCNSKKFNAKTNGYPKHAGGDYIALQHGSPDVKRNYVYPSQPSPIPAFQVSPHESPKINLFQDFSSRNRGSPLTVRSNTQESPLWSNSGNTDEAVSKIAAMFPTVSETHIRLLMKKFHNREVLVISALQVEKNPVTTPGPFATPPPHRNAFENLGHASCSMTPPLGVQRAHSKGGSPNANRDSNSYTNSPRIGDYFRSSSRPHPSPKLKLRYMKSIFPQAEETMILEILSNHDHNIQKTSEKLREMGYEKKDSLKISQQKYQAQVRAQEDKEQTPQSGSVIPIQKTKTEDEKRKVKSELQDENKNIPEQLITMALESVNFDKEKASNLLKGISLDGTKSEEGKIVEFSQVDNQAINKSVDVVLPVSMSRQSLKSLLKSEKTEKEKIKICRGVDSSYSGYKSKNLSNVMGPNPALAKGNKENLLLEDYIKWQGPDHNHRKGAKPGLANGPNASNKIDNRVGANGPKSDNFKGPNKNLVKGSIYNQIKATVGVREESRGK; this comes from the exons ATGCCTTTAGAGAAAACTACCCTCCCGCCTGGATGGGAggcaaaaattgataaaaaaacaggaaaaac GTATTATGTTAATCATTATGAAAAAAACACGACTTGGGATCATCCCTGtaactcaaaaaaattcaatgcaaaAACAAATGGATACCCAAAACATGCAGGAGGAGATTACATTGCTTTGCAG CATGGATCACCTGATGTGAAGAGGAACTATGTGTATCCCAGCCAACCTTCCCCAATACCAGCGTTTCAGGTGTCACCTCATGAAAGCcccaaaattaatttatttcag GATTTCAGTTCAAGAAACAGGGGAAGCCCTCTAACAGTTAGATCAAACACCCAAGAATCTCCTTTATGGTCAAATTCGGGTAATACTGATGAAGCTGTATCAAAAATTGCTGCTATGTTTCCAACTGTTTCCGAGACCCATATTCGacttctaatgaagaa GTTTCACAATCGGGAGGTTCTCGTCATAAGTGCTTTGCAGGTAGAAAAAAATCCAGTCACCACTCCAGGCCCATTTGCAACACCGCCGCCACATCGTAACGCCTTCGAAAATTTGGGCCACGCCTCCTGTAGCATGACTCCGCCCTTAGGTGTACAGAGAGCTCATTCTAAGGGAGGTAGTCCTAATGCGAACCGTGATTCGAACAGTTACACGAATTCTCCTAGAATAGGGGACTATTTCAGGAGTTCCTCAAGACCGCATCCTTCTCCTAAGCTCAAGCTAAG GTATATGAAGTCTATTTTTCCACAAGCGGAGGAGACTATGATACTGGAAATTTTGTCCAATCACGATCACAACATACAAAAAACATCAGAGAAGTTGCGTGAGATGGGTTACGAGAAGAAAGATAGTTTGAAAATAAGTCAGCAGAAGTATCAGGCGCAAGTCAGAGCACAGGAAGACAAAGAACAAACGCCTCAATCGGGATCAGTAATACCAATTCAAAAAACTAAAACTGAGGACGAGAAGAGGAAAG ttaAATCTGAGCTCCAAGATGAAAATAAGAACATACCGGAACAGTTAATAACTATGGCTTTGGAGAGTGTGAATTTCGATAAAGAAAAAGCAAGTAATTTATTGAAAGGAATCTCTCTGGACGGAACAAAGAGTGAAGAAggaaaaattgtagaattttcACA AGTTGACAATCAAGCAATTAATAAGAGTGTTGATGTCGTTTTGCCAGTTTCAATGAGTCGGCAGTCTTTGAAAAGTTtgttgaaatcagaaaaaaccgAGAAAGAGAAGATAAAAATTTGTCG TGGTGTCGATAGCAGCTACTCTGGTTATAAATCGAAAAACCTTTCGAATGTTATGGGTCCTAATCCTGCACTTGCTAAGGGGAACAAAGAAAATCTATTGCT AGAAGATTATATCAAATGGCAAGGTCCAGATCATAACCATCGTAAAGGAGCAAAGCCAGGCTTGGCAAATGGTCCAAACGCATCCAATAAGATAGACAACAGAGTTGGGGCGAATGGCCCAAAATCTGATAACTTCAAAGGACCAAACAAGAATTTAGTCAAAGGAAGCATTTACAATCAGATCAAAGCAACAGTTGGCGTCAGAGAAGAATCACGGGGAAAATAG